The genome window AGGACCTCGCGCGGCTCGCGCATCCGTTCGGTCCCGGCTCCGCTCTTCCGGCCCGCAGGGGTGCCATGCGCCCCACGCCGTTGCTGCTGCAGGGGCAGGACTACTTCTTCCGGTCACCGGACACCGACCTGGACTTCCAGGACCGCATGTACCGCGCGGACCTCGTCAGCGACGGGTCGGTCGACCCGGTCCCGTGCGTGCTGGTGCTGGCTCGCGCCGCGGACATGGAGATGAACGAGCTGTCCCTCGCGCTGGCCGAGCACAACATCCGGATGGTGCGGGTGGACGCCGACCGCTGCCTGGACCTGGCGCTGACGGTCTACACCGACGCGCCGCTGATCGAGTTCCAGCGCTGGCTGCTGCGTCCGCTCCTGGTGTGGCGCAGGCACTTCGACATCACGGCCGTGCCGGTCGACCCCACCACCGTGCACGGCGCCTACGTGCGCGAGCAGTGGCAGGCGGTCGCGAACTGGCTGGCCTGCCGTTCGGACTGGGAGCAGGTCAACCCGGTGCGCTCCAGCGAGCACCTGGACCGGCTGACCCAGCTGCACGACGCGGCGGCGTTCGGGCTGCGGGTGCCGCGCACCGCGGTCACCACGATGCCGGGGCGCACCCGGCCGGGCGGCGGGCGCTGCATCGTCAAGACCGCGGGGCACCACCTGCTGGAACCCGAGCCGGGGGCGCTGCGGGGGCTGTTCCCGCGCCCGCTGGACATCCGCCGCACGCACGAGGCGCTGGAGCCGGCGCCGGTGCTGGTGCAGCAGTACCTCGACGCCGAGTACGAGCTCCGCGTCTTCGTCGTCGGCGAGCGGGTGATCCCCTTCCGGGTGGAGAAGCTCGATCCGGCGCAGCTGTGGGTCGATCCCGAGGCGGTTGCCGTGAGCCGCGTGGAGATCGACGCGGCGCTCGCGGACAAGATGCTGGCGCTGTGCCGCCACTGGAAGCTCCAGGTCGCCGCGTTCGACCTGCTGGTGATCCGCGGCGAGCCCGTCTTCCTCGAGGTCAACGTCAACTGCGACTGGCGCTGGTTCGAGCACCGCGCCGAGTGCACGGAGGTCAGCGACGGGGTCCACGGCTGGGTGCGCGCCCGGTTCGGCGAGCTCGCGGCCGTGGCGGCGGCGAGCCGGGACCGGTGGTGAGGGGAGGTGCCGGGATGGGGACGCAGCAGGACGTCAATGCTCTGATCGGGGCTTTCCGTTCACGGGGAACCAGGTGCAGAGTCGATACGTCCCACCCGTTAGCAGTGGTGCAAGCGGTACGCCGGTAAGGACGGGGTACCGCTTGCCGCCGAGCCCCCGTAGCCCAATCGGCAGAGGCAGACGACTTAAAATCGTTCAAGTGTCGGTTCGAACCCGACCGGGGGCACTTACGGCAGTCACGGGGACCCGCCTGAAAAGCAGAGACAGTTCAAATGAGCAGCTCACAGGGGTTTGGACCGACATTCCTCGCGTCGGGGATCTTCACGGTTTGCCGCAGCTTCTTCGATGACATACCCCCCGCGGGCATGGCTGGCGTTCCGGCCGAGCGCCGCGAGGAGCTGTGCGGGCGGCCGGTATCTTGGACGGACTGTGGATCTCCGTTCGCGACTGCCGTCGACTCTTGCGCCGCTGTGGCGGGTGGTGCATGCCCGGCTGTCCTCCGGGCGACCGGTCAGCCGGGTTCGGGTGGGGCCACTGGACGCCGACCAACGCAGTGCCGT of Saccharopolyspora erythraea contains these proteins:
- a CDS encoding ATP-grasp domain-containing protein, with protein sequence MTEAEGRQEDLARLAHPFGPGSALPARRGAMRPTPLLLQGQDYFFRSPDTDLDFQDRMYRADLVSDGSVDPVPCVLVLARAADMEMNELSLALAEHNIRMVRVDADRCLDLALTVYTDAPLIEFQRWLLRPLLVWRRHFDITAVPVDPTTVHGAYVREQWQAVANWLACRSDWEQVNPVRSSEHLDRLTQLHDAAAFGLRVPRTAVTTMPGRTRPGGGRCIVKTAGHHLLEPEPGALRGLFPRPLDIRRTHEALEPAPVLVQQYLDAEYELRVFVVGERVIPFRVEKLDPAQLWVDPEAVAVSRVEIDAALADKMLALCRHWKLQVAAFDLLVIRGEPVFLEVNVNCDWRWFEHRAECTEVSDGVHGWVRARFGELAAVAAASRDRW